TGTCACTCCGATGGACGGTATGTGGCGCAGTCTTTGGCAGGAGCGAAGGTACTTTGAGAAAGAGTTGCTTGTATGACCGCGGAGACCATTCGTTCAAGTAGGACGCGTAATGTCCTAGCGTGCTGTCGACCCCATCTAGTGCGCGAATCAGGCTTGTCAACAGAACCGCTCTCTCAACCGGGCTGACCTGAAGCCGATCGATTTCGGTGCGTATCGCGTCGAGGCGTCGCGTGTTGTGGCGCTGCCAGGGTTTTTTAAGTCCATCAGGTCCAACAGAACATCCATCCCCCGGATCACCGCCGTAGTGTTCCGTGAACCAACCGTCCAGTGGCGCGAGTCCATTCAAGTGCTCAATCAGTGGTATGTAGTGAGACTTGGACTGTTGATTCAACAAATAACACGACGCAAATACCTCAGACCATGCTGCGAGGTCGTTTGCGATAACTGTGTAGCCGCATTGCGCGAAGGCCTGCGATACGCGTGTGGTTCCGGAAAATGCGTCGAGTACTGTTGTTGGATTCACCTTTCTCGCCAAAGAAAGGATATGGGGAAGAAGCTTCTGCTTCGAACCAGCGTACTTGACGCCCTGAGTACTGGGGGTCTCAACTGCGAAGTCGTCGAATAGATCCAATGCTTTCATTTCAGCCCAAGCTCGATTTGCTTTTCTGGGTCTCGACGTCGGACTTCAGTTCTTCGAGGGCGGCCTCTTGTCCGACAGGGGTTGACAACAACGCGTGCGAGAAGAGCGTGACCAAGATGGGGTTGTGTGTATACGTAATCCAGCCATCTGTGGCGCTGGTGAAATATTTCAGCCCATTTCGTGTGTGCGTCCAGAGTCCGCGCTGCAAAGCGTTGGCAGTCCCGCTGCCGTAGCGGACTTCACAAACGTAGTCACCCTCGGCATCGTAAAATCGATAAACAGGATGCTTGCGCCCCTTTCCTTCGCTTTCATAGATAACTCTTGCGACGCTCTGCATGGCCATCTCGTGGTCAAACACAAGCACATTGCATCTCTGTTTCTTTTCG
This DNA window, taken from Immundisolibacter sp., encodes the following:
- a CDS encoding DNA adenine methylase, which codes for MKALDLFDDFAVETPSTQGVKYAGSKQKLLPHILSLARKVNPTTVLDAFSGTTRVSQAFAQCGYTVIANDLAAWSEVFASCYLLNQQSKSHYIPLIEHLNGLAPLDGWFTEHYGGDPGDGCSVGPDGLKKPWQRHNTRRLDAIRTEIDRLQVSPVERAVLLTSLIRALDGVDSTLGHYASYLNEWSPRSYKQLFLKVPSLLPKTAPHTVHRSDIFDLIPKVDVSLAYLDPPYGSNNEKMPPSRVRYGAYYHVWTSVVLNDQPPTFGKAKRRADTSDTLSASVFEDFRRNEAGQLIAVEAIRKTLTSVRARHVLLSYSSGGRATAEELNRVILENGRLLEVVEVDYRRNVMADMRWTNEWVRDAEAPNREFLFLIEKA